A region from the Salvelinus fontinalis isolate EN_2023a chromosome 23, ASM2944872v1, whole genome shotgun sequence genome encodes:
- the LOC129821458 gene encoding oocyte zinc finger protein XlCOF19-like, giving the protein MSSLSYSPPAKEDVCWTEKEALVKEEEEEEDVTIQKQVEGEAVRVKEEDKDVTVKEEEDAFRVKEEEDVTLKEEEKEEDAVFGVEGEMTVTLKEEEEEEVGDLFNTRERRDYRGSSGEPQQPQDADEAEKSLSGSEHLKKHLQRSTGKRTHCCSDCGKRFTSSSGIKINQIIRTGEKSYGCDQCGKSFVKYRHLKIHQRTHTGETPYSCDQCGKSFTQLSSLISHQRAHTGEKSYSCTHCGKSFTQLSILISHQRTVVTLY; this is encoded by the exons atgagttcactaagctactctcctcctgctaaagaagatgtctgctggacggagaaagaagctctcgtgaaagaggaggaggaagaggaggatgttacaatacaaaaacaagtagagggtgaggctgttagagtgaaagaagaagataaagacgttacagtgaaagaagaggaagacgcgttcagagtgaaagaggaggaggatgttacactaaaagaagaggagaaagaggaggatgcagtttttggagtggaaggggagatgactgtcacattgaaagaggaggaagaagaggaggttggagatctgtttaacacca gagagagacgggactaccgtgggtcctctggggagcctcaacaacctcaggatgctgacgaggcagagaagagtctctccggATCAGAACATCTCAAGaaacacctgcagagatccacagggaagagaactcactgctgctctgactgtgggaagagattcacctcctcatcaggcattaaaattAATCAGATAATCcgcacaggagagaaatcttacggctgtgatcaatgtgggaagagttttgttaaaTATAGACATCTGaagatacaccagagaacacacacaggagagacgccgtatagctgtgatcaatgtgggaagagttttactcagctaagcagcctgatatcacaccagagagcACACACAGgcgagaaatcttatagctgtactcattgtgggaagagttttactcagctcagcatcctgatatcacaccagagaactgtcgtgacgttgtattag